Within Cucumis melo cultivar AY chromosome 4, USDA_Cmelo_AY_1.0, whole genome shotgun sequence, the genomic segment CTTCTTAAGACGAATGGTTTTTCTGGCGAAGGAAATCTTGATGTTGTAACAGGAGGTAGAGATTTGCATTCTTCTCGCCCTTCATCTCCTCTGAATGTCCCCTGTTCATCGGAGTTAGTTTCTTCTCCAACAAAATCAAAACTAAGTGATTTTCCAATGTATTCTGCATCTGAGAAGAAAGAATACCCTGTTGATCTTTCTCTTCCAGACATCAAGAATAGTATCTACTCTACTGATGAATTCCGAATGTATTCGTTCAAGGTTCGGCCCTGCTCACGTGCTTACTCTCATGATTGGACTGAGTGTCCTTTTGTCCATCCCGGAGAAAATGCTAGGAGGAGGGATCCAAGAAAGTTCCATTATAGCTGTGTACCGTGTCCTGATTTTCGGAAGGGCGCTTGCAGACGGGGAGATATGTGCGAATATGCTCATGGGGTGTTTGAGTGTTGGTTGCATCCAGCACAATATCGAACCCGCCTTTGCAAAGATGGCACAAATTGCTCGAGACGAGTCTGCTTTTTTGCACACACAACTGATGAATTGCGCCCTCTGTATGTATCGACTGGCTCTGCTGTTCCCTCACCTCGTTCTTGTACTTCTGGGGCTTCTGCCATGGATTATACTACAGTCATGAACCTTCTACCTGGTTCTCCATCTTCGGTCCCTGTGATGTCTCCATCACCATTCACTCCTCCAATGTCTCCATCTGCCAATGGCATGTCTCACTCGTCTGTGCCTTGGCCCCAACCGAACGTACCTGCCTTACATCTTCCAGGAAGCAATATTCAATCCAGCCGCCTAAGATCTTCTTTGAGTGCAAGAGACATGCCTGTAGAGGACTTTGATTATCTGAGTGATTTTGATATGCAACAACAGCAGCTCCTTAATGACTTGAATTGTCTTTCTCAACCACCGCTGAGTTCAAATTCATTGAACCGTTCTGGTCGGATGAAAACTATGACCCCCTCGAATCTCGATGATCTCTTCTCTGCTGAGAGTTCATCTCCCAGATACTCTGATCAATCTCTGGCTTCTGCTGTTTTTTCCCCTACACACAAATCAGCAGTTATCAATCAATTTCAGCAGCAACAGAATATGTTATCACCAATCAATACAAATTTCTCTCCTAAAAATGTTGATCACCCTCTATTGCAGGCCTCTTTTGGTGTTCCATCATCTGGGAGGATGTCTCCACGAAATCTGGAACCCATCTCACCGGTGGGCTCTCGCTTGTCCATGTTAGCTCAAAGAGAGAAACAACAGTTTCGCAGCCTCAGTTCGCGTGAACTCGGTGCCAATTCTCCCTCTATTGTTGGTTCCCCTGCAAATTCTTGGTCCAAATGGGGACATTCTAATGGAAGACCTGATTGGGCAGTCAATGCGGATGAAATGGGTAAACTTCGGCGATCGTCTTCTTTTGAGCTTGGGAACAATGGAGAAGAGCCGGATTTATCGTGGGTTCAATCGCTTGTGAAAGAATCTCCAACTGAGATAAAAGAAAAGCAGGCTCATCCCAATTTGGGTGTCGATAGTTTTGTATCATCTGGCGAGAGTTCTAACATGAACTCACAAATGGAGTCAGTTGATCATGCTGCATTAGGAGCCTGGCTGGAACAAATGCAGCTTGATCATCTCGTCGCTCAACAGCACTGAAAGTTGTTTCGGTGGAGGTAGTTAACTACAGTTATATTTTGGTATATAacatgcctttttttttttgttttttcgaTTTTTGTTGTCGGGCATGGGAAGTAAAGATCCATAGTAACAAGACAAAGGGAGGGAAGTTAGTGTAGCCCTCACTTGAAGAAGGAGATGATTCATTTCACCATTTTTAGTACAACCAAAAGTTAAGTCAGGAAGGTGAGAAAACCTCGTAGTTGTTAATGTCGAAAAATTTTAGAAGCCAGGTTAGGTTTTATTCTTTtgctttttcaatattttgaaaatttttagaTCTATAAGGTTgccattttttctttctctcaaaATCCCTTGTTATGAGGAGCATCATGTTTAATTGTAATGAACATCCCTATCACATTCACATCTTAATTCATCACTTCATTCATTTACTAAACCAACCAATTCCCACTTCTTTAATCTCCcatttttcttcattcattGTGAAGAACTCAATGAAAAAGAGATTGTAGATTGATTAGAATCTTGTTTAGGGGAGGAACTTGATTCCCAAGTAGTGGGGTTTTTTTCTGGGCCATACTTTTATGCGAAGATAAGAACATGGATTCTTTTGTAGATTATCCCAATGGAATGATGGATTAATGGGAATTTTGGGGTAATTTTCTAATAGGTCAAGTCGTAATCAATTGATGTTGATTTGTTTGAAGGATCAGTTCTTGGTACTTATTTTAATAATCTCCGGAGATAATATTCATGTGCCCAAATCTTTCTATAATCTTTTGGAAATAGATGTTTTTTTTGTTCTCTCTTCATGTTTTGTGTATTTTAAGATTACATCCAATTTGGAATCATGTGGAATTTAGTTAATTTGTAAAATGAAAGTTGAaggatgatttttttttgtttatgaaaAGTGAAAACTACCCTTGAATCTTCATTTTATTTTGGGTTCTTTAAGTTCCAGAATGTTTGTGAAAAAAATTGTATGAAAATTTCACCATTTTGGTATTTAAAAGTTTAATGTGTTTGCTTGACTAAATGAAGGTTGAAAGATTTTTTTCTAAACTATGTTTGggatttttgttttcttgttttttatttctttatttttattttgttatttctgaaaattgattttaattattaaacaatataatttttcCATTCAAGTAGATGTCATAGTGCTTAAAAATCAATGGCCACAATTAACATTATTCAATTCACATAAGTCATGTATTATGTAAGATATGGTTTGCACATTAAAATTAAGGGTACCACAAAGTTATGTATAATTTAGTGTCCGGGTCAGCTTATGGCCCAATCCATGTGAAGAAAACTCGAAATTAATAAACCAAACTACGATGATTTGATGTTTTgataattaaatttatgttaGACATGTAATGTATGGTACTTTTTAGTCAATAATTTATAATGTTTAAAAGTTTGAACATTTTTAGACTATAccataatattttaaaagtttaagaatcgaatgaaaaaaaaaaaagagaataaaattTTTCGATATAATAGTATTTTAAAGTTCAAAGTTAGATAATTTTTGTTTCTATCATAATCTCTATTATACATTTATTTTA encodes:
- the LOC103486812 gene encoding zinc finger CCCH domain-containing protein 30, translating into MNNLTVETEDVFSSLLELAANDDIDAFKRSIERDPSGIDEIGLWYGRLRGSKQMTNEQRTPLMVAATYGSTEVLKLILSLSCADVNRAVGLDRSTALHCAASGGAANAVDIVKRLLAAGADPNMVDENGHRPVDVIVAPLRHGELKSTLAELLKTNGFSGEGNLDVVTGGRDLHSSRPSSPLNVPCSSELVSSPTKSKLSDFPMYSASEKKEYPVDLSLPDIKNSIYSTDEFRMYSFKVRPCSRAYSHDWTECPFVHPGENARRRDPRKFHYSCVPCPDFRKGACRRGDMCEYAHGVFECWLHPAQYRTRLCKDGTNCSRRVCFFAHTTDELRPLYVSTGSAVPSPRSCTSGASAMDYTTVMNLLPGSPSSVPVMSPSPFTPPMSPSANGMSHSSVPWPQPNVPALHLPGSNIQSSRLRSSLSARDMPVEDFDYLSDFDMQQQQLLNDLNCLSQPPLSSNSLNRSGRMKTMTPSNLDDLFSAESSSPRYSDQSLASAVFSPTHKSAVINQFQQQQNMLSPINTNFSPKNVDHPLLQASFGVPSSGRMSPRNLEPISPVGSRLSMLAQREKQQFRSLSSRELGANSPSIVGSPANSWSKWGHSNGRPDWAVNADEMGKLRRSSSFELGNNGEEPDLSWVQSLVKESPTEIKEKQAHPNLGVDSFVSSGESSNMNSQMESVDHAALGAWLEQMQLDHLVAQQH